Genomic window (Sphaeramia orbicularis chromosome 7, fSphaOr1.1, whole genome shotgun sequence):
TAAACAAAGACTTTTTATTGTATCAGAATATTGTTTTCCCCCAATGTTACTTTTACCAAAATCTACATTGACCCAACATAttacatattatttatttatttatttattcatttattcatttatttatttattcacagcACGGCAAATTTGTCACTTGAATACATTGTGTTTTAAATTCATATGAGTGCAGATTTAATCTATTTGCAGTGGGTTTGTTTGCGATGTTTATGccctatttttcttttcttaaatcCAGAGTTGACACaaccactgtgttttttttttgttttgtttttttgtgtgtgtgcgtgtgtcttcagtgtttttactgaACATGGATCCCCTGATGGACACAAGGCAAATATTAAAGACCCTGAAGGGGTGTGTACCCTGACACTGATCCTGTCAAATGTGTAAAGAAAGGGGAAGAAAAAAGGAAGCAAAAAACACACATGATAGACAAAACCTGTTTTAGGCACAAAGTATGAATTTGCTATGCCATCTGATCTAAGTAATGCTAtctattgtaatgaaataatatcTCCAGCTGACTGTTTGAAATACTCCTCTAAGTCACAAATTCTTGTTCAGTGTCCATTACACTATTTGCATTTCTAGCTCAAAACAGTTTGTAATTATCTACTCCATGGGtggtaaacatacggcctgtgggccaaaactggcctgccaaagacTCCAGTCAGGTctgtggggtgaatttgtgaaatacaaaaactgAAGATGAACTGAAGATAATAGCAATTGTTTTAGttttggttccacatacagaccaatatgatttaatgtaaaaataatcataactccactttgttttagtgtaaaaaagtaaaattacatgacagtgtttatatttgggtgcttctgtgaaactgggttcattttggtacctggcactttgccagctttttagacccaataataaaagagaaatttagacatatttccccccaggatgtacctaatgatgacctcagataaatgcaaaaaaaatgatactcttacactgagccatcccaaaattaataaatttttaataaaatattggggccaagaataggaccaaaattgggacaagaaaagctacttaggtgtcagttcatttgatctggaacacatggctgtaaatagtCTTATCAACCGCtatataaagacactgtgttaaatttgatgatcctagtggtttttctaatccagacatgcaggttttttgtgaattggcagtctcattccaggttttgtatgtaacccatcatgtccacttgtgttacatgtggaacctgcccagttaaatgcatttaaactgggaatgattttgcaacagcggtcatttttgtgaaacactctgccttgcataattagttcaattcccaaaatgtgcctgagaaaataaagagatattttaaaaaatagtagcgcgtaattttcatgtcctctTGACCAtgatacatgcagatttttgtattaaatataatgtaaaacaatataaaaatgtgttcaatctgaaaaatagttttttaaAATCTCAGTaggtacttttttttaaaaaatagacccaaagtgcttccaaacctgcttcatagcATTAGtccacatctggtttgaatttttagcccctctgtcctaattttagggaccagtttcatagaagtacccatttACAAACatattcataatgtaatttttactttttttttacactaaacaataGACAGATCTTTGGGGTTGAccttatttataggctattcgacttgtgttttactggtctggcctacttgAGCTCACACTGGGCCATGGCTGAGAAGtgtcaaatgagtttgacacctactCTGTTCATGTGAAAGTTGTTTTTAGGTGCTCATTGTGAAGCCACTACTTAAAAACTGGATGGTTTTCATAGGTTTCTACATCCACCGTCGTCACACCACAATTGTTTTGCACAACATCCTGAACCAGACGTCAGACATGAGGTTGCATCTTTTTCCATTAACAGTCCTTATTAGTCACAATGTACTGGATGTACGGATGGACAGGTATATGTAGTGTTTTTGTTACAAGTGCAACACAATCATACAAGGGCTCCTACAGAACAGATATTTATTTCAGCATAAGAAGTAGCGCATTCAACAACTGTGTGATTATTAAAAGCAAAAGAATAATGAAGCATTTAGGCTGATAGATGAGTATACTGTGAAATCCAAATCCCACCAGTCCAATCACTGTAGTACGGTCAATCAGATAATCTACAGACAGAGATGGTAGGGATGCTCTACTTTGTCCACTGACCATTACTGTACATAATGGAATCTAATGACATTAGAGAGACATGACAGAAACAGGAGAAATCAATAGAACAACATTAGGACTGTGGATGGTCGGGCTGTCACACAAATAATACAAACAAGTGCACACTATGAAAAAGAACAGAAGGAGAAAATACATTTAAGAGTAGGGGTACATACTAACTAATCCCAAGTCTTTGGTGGGAAATCTTAATCAAAAATTCAGTACTTTAcacatgtatttatatatttagtttACAGTGCTGCATCACAAAAGCATGAGTTTATCATATTGAACTGTCATCCTGCTTTAGTCATCGCTGTACACTCGGCTTAGCAGAAACAGCCCCAGCTGTGAACGGAAAGTTAATACTTGCAAAATATGTGCATTCTGAAaatgaaaaagaggaagaggaaccTGTTTTCTTATTGCGTTTTTCTCTGCTGGTCACTAAAGACAGGGTTAGGGGGAAGGCTTTGTGGACAAAAATAGCCTGACAGTGACACAGTGccaggaaagtgaaaaaaaaaaactacgtaTGTTAGATGAAACGTGGATTCAGAGTGTAAAGGAGGAAGAATTATACTGTAACTGTTAGCAGGTGACACCCAAACTGTGTTTAGTGTCCTTTGTTTGGCTTTAAGACTGACAGAAAAGGAGAAGTTAGAAAGGTGGAACATAATAGTGCTGTTTACTGCAGATACTAGACTAATACAGGTGCCAGTTATTGCACTGACAATAttcttgattacattttggtaaaaccACTGTGAAGAAATACAACTGATGCCAGACTAATAAATCTGACCACCTATCTAATCTTAATGAAAGAGTCTAAAGTTGTTAGATCACTTTAGGATGGCTGTTTAAGCAACCCCTCAAGAAAATGGGTAGGACTCAGTATGTGGTACAAAAAGTTTTACAGTGTCTCTGGTTGTGTTGTCACACATCAGAAGGTGCTATGAAGAATGCAAATATGTGTTTCCGGTTAGCCTTACCCTGTTTCTTAAAACTAAGTTTTAACATTTAGTTTTACACAGAAACATTTGTTAGTTTTAAGCTGTGTCTTAATATTTATCACTTTTGTGGACTTATTGCCTCTATAGCTAGTGTTGTTTATCAGTAAAAACCAAATCATTTCATGACATtggacataaaccatttttatattgaaatgtttcatttttttttgtatcaggGCTTAAGTTTGCAGCTGTATTGTGAATATCATGCAGAGCATTTGTCTCACCTTGCAAGCTGccttatctgaaaaataaaatacaaatcatACTAATATTCATATAAAAACACTTGGTTTTGTAAAAGGAAGTATTCTCTGCTCCTGCAAATGTTTATCCCATTATTTATTAGAGTCAAATACAAAATTAGGTGTTAAATGTCGGCTCTTACATTGAATGCAATTGATCTTAAAAGCTCCGCCGGTGCCATTTAATGTTGATAAGTTGTTATTATCAGATTTCTGCAGCCAAACAAGACTCACACTGTGGCGGCTTCCACTGACCCATTTAATGCTGCTTTCACTGGCACAACAGGAAGTAGTAAAAGGGTAATGTGTAAATATATAACCTCTGACTTGTAAATACCAAATGCTGTGATGCGTTAACATATACAGCATAATTTGTTTTCCTATCTTTCACCCTCAGTAGTGCTATTTAGGCTCAGAGTGCATGAAGCCAAAGACATTAAATCTTTCCACCACATAAATTGTGCTTTTGGTTATATATTGACCACTGTGTTTCTTTAAATCCATGCTGTGACATCAGCCTTATCTTCTTCAGCTGGGACTTTTCCTGTCAGATCTCAGTGTGATCTTGATCTTCCTCTCCTGTTGAAagtctgtgagaaaaaaaaaaaaagaccaaacaaaGTTATAGAAAAACTTTGATaatgattatttacatgtataaataaagattttaCTGACGGAAGTAGGAAACTGgacaaaatttggaaaaaaatgaattcCCAGGCTGAGTGAATAGCCTTTGGACAACCAAATGAGTTAAACTTTACAGTACTAGCTTATCCATTACATGTAAGTGTTACTGATTATTAAACACTAAAATGTTCCCAAACAGCAGGGAAAGTGATGTTGACTTAGAATGTGGCTATGGTCAACATTAAAGTTTAGTAACAAATGTGATCTGATTTGAGAGCAGACCTTTCCTATGTAGAAGAAGGAAACAAATATGGGATTGGAAACATGAACTGATGCCTTACTGTCTGCATCTGAGTCTCGGTCGGTTTCTGTCTCCACAGATGCCCTCTTCCTCTTGGACCCCTGGGTGCTCTCCTGTCCTGATGCACTCCCCTCTTCATCCTTCTCCTCTGAGCTGCTTTCCGGACCCTCTGGAGACGGTGTCTGACAAAACAGATGAAGTATGTTTCTGTCACTGGCCTGCTGTCACTAATTTGTcagtaaataatataataatgcatAAGATAATATGTTGTGATGGTGAAATGAGCATCTGTTTGGCTTTTCTAACATACAGTGTAAATCGACGATGAAGATTCTTGCTTTTGTAGAGCAAAATTCAGACTCTCCAGCACTACTActgttacaaaaacacaaaacacattattCACCTGCACACAGACTGTAGAAAAAATAACCATTCCTAAACACATGTGAAAAAATTTGAGCCCAACCGCTTTACCTGGCCTTAAGGAAATTGTCTGAACAGGCACCTTCTTTCCAttgttttggtcagtttttccattcaTCTCCTCTTTTGGTTTCAGTAATTTGATTACCAGCTGTAACAGAACAGCAGTCATGATTATTGTTTCACTTTATATAAATTGTTTTTATCAACTGCAGCTATTtcataaaggttcagtgtgtaagattttagAATACTGGAGGTGAGAGTTTAATTGTACAAATGGAAcatgatatgaatgaatgaatgaatgaatgaatgaatgaatgaatttatttttggttttacatcaatcattgtactcagtacattaatcgtaataaacataaaaaccaaaaaaggaaaaggctagaagcaaaaacttatttttttgcctatccttttcaactattacactgcttacatcaacttaaatgtgtacagcatcgagcattcacaccataattataaaaaataaaaaaaaacgacaacaaaaacaaaaacatgtctaccatctcaattcaatatttctgaataattttaaactgaaggtactgtttttttttgtttttaggttgtttttttttttaacttcgccaaaggagtggataacttaaatgcatcataaggtccattccataatttcacacccacaatcccagttcatctagacttcccatttgtcctcactttaatccactcacacatatgaaaatctctgaaattcgaattatTCTCTCCTAATTCCAAGAACCACGACTGGTAgttgagacaatactatttttgtccctcatgttccatatacctatttagaaccaattctttatacctctttttaaatatatttatgtttgtactttcctttatctcctgttctagattgttccacaaagtcactccacagcttgttatgccCATACTTTTCAATGTTGTtcttaatttatgtttttttttttttaaattcagctcTCCCCTTAGATTGTAGCCTCCTCCTCTACTaatatgtttttattagtttataagCATCTGAAAGTTCCTTGAATGGCTACTTGAGTCTGGCCTCAAAAATGAATCAGTCCCCATCAACCCCCTGTTAAAATCTCAATTGTAGAAATAAACAGGTTCACAGTTTGGTACAAAAAATGGTTACAGTCTAGATAATTTCCCCCTTTAACTGCACTCAgacatttatattatattaagCCTTAGAATCAGTCATAGCTGCTTATTTGTACACTGGAACCTCCTGTTCATTGAATAAAACATTAGCTGATGTTAACATTAATTCACACCTGTTTAGACTGACTTTTAACCTTTAGCACTGAGACCCtgttaggttttaatctgtggtcttttatttatcactgtgtattgtgtcctattgtttaatgcatatttatggtacttgactaATCTGTTTctgtcttataatttaatcatgcttttagatgtaaagcactttggtttaATTCATGTTGTAGtaaaatgctatataaataaactttgactgattgattgatgttgaattatattttttatcagcTAGATATTTAGCCATAATTAGCTGTAATTAGTGTCTTTATACATTTTGTGAAGTTGATATTGTTGTTATGAAACACAAATCTGTGTTTTAACATTAATTAAGGGTCTGAAATTACTTGGGGGCATTAAAttaacattgtgtttttttcagtaagtTAGCTCAGCCAATAGAAACATAGACATGTGTTTCTAAATAAACAAGGAAGTGATGGTGACTTTGAAGCTTCAAAATGGCAGTCCATAAAAAAGGGTTACTTGAAAGCTCCATCTATTATTTATATACAGGCTATGATAAGTCATAGTAGCAAATAACACATTTTGGACCAAAGAGACaacacttttatacttttttccccccttttctttcttttcttttaattaattaattttattttatgtgttcattttagatgtgtgcatttatatatttttgctggagtatgaggtgcatcagggttgggaGTCTGTTAGAATGAGGTTACATAACTATGTTGTAATATTTCATGTACATTTAATTGAacagttatgattgttacaataaaaaaaaaacaaaaaaaacaacaacacttttTTGCTCCTGCATACTGACAGTTCCTTAGAAGAAACAATTAGCTTTTACTTCTTATGAATAGAAATAGTCTGAAGCAGGTTTCAAACCAGAGTTTtcacagacaaaccaaacactggctcCAATGAAAGCTTTTTAGTAGCCAACATAGGGGAGTGTGAAATGAGGGTTGTTGAGTTGGTTGCACTGTGCAGCCTcatcactagatgtcactaaatattacacactgaacctttgatGTGACTGTGGTGAAATTACCTTGTGGTTATGGTCATTGGAAGATTCCTCTGATTGTCTGAGTGGTGATGTAGAAACGGACAAGGAATGTGAAGCAGGTGAAGATGATGATGCTGGGTTATTCGCTGCAGAGTTTTCCTTTCCATCCCCCTCAGTGCTTTCCTCTACTCTTTCTGTGACCTGTAAGGCTGAAGGTGAATCCTCTCTCTGGCTGGATTTGGACCTCCCTGGGTCTGATAGGTCCAGCGGGCCCTCACATACGTCTTTATTTCCTTCTCCTGAGACTCTCTCATTCTTGAGTGGTGGGACGTCCTTTTTCTCCTGGGGTCTACACGGTCTTTCTGTCTGCTCTGACAAGCTCCTCAAACTCAACACCACTGTTGGCTCTTTAGAAGAGGCCTGAAGAGTGCTCTGCTTGGACCAAGGTGCCCCCAGAACCAGCCCAGCTCTTCTGGGGTTGGAATAGCTGGCTTGTTGGATGAATGGGATGTTCTGAAACCGTAGTGGGTTTGGTCTGGCAGAGTACTGTCCCAGTAGATTTGTGCCTGCACCCACAGCGGTCCAATCAGGGGACTCGGATAGCGACCAAGGGGTGGTCTTGACTGGGTGAGGTCGACAAGGGACAGGGGTGTGGACGTGGACAGGCCTGGAGTTCACCTCTCTGCTGGCTGAAGACAATGGAGAGCTCTTTAGAGGTGAAGAATTTGAGATTTGCCGGTCCTGTCCTTCAATACTTTGTGTTCTACAAGTTACAGGAGACACAAAGGGAGGTTAAAATGTATTTACAGGCCTTTATTGTATGAGTTTTGTTGTGTATTTCCCATTTTTACCTCCTTTCTACAACACGGGGCATACTATCTTGTGTTTTCcaagatgtagatgcagatgctGAAGCAGAAGGAGGCTTGTAGGTTTCCTGTGTGAATGACATCAGCGGCAACAAAAGAGTGTTAGTGTGTATTGACAAATACAGAACAAGCTTTTATTCAAGTCCTGTTCCTAAATCCAAATTAAAGGAACTTGTACTTTAttggaatattttcagtttattcagcTTCTACTGTACTTCACCACATCTCAGATTCAATACTGAACATTTTGCTCCATTcaatttgtctgacagcttcagTTACTTTTCAGACAACTGTTTTTCATCCCTTTACTGTCAGGTGAAAACCACATATCTCCAAATATATTAATGCTGAAGCTTTGGGCTCAAATGAAGGCTTAAGTGTTCTTTCATGGGTTGAGGTTAAAAGTCTCTTActtcttaacccatacagacctagtgttacttttgtgtcagttcccaaatacatttttctctatatttaacctttcttaagtgatttattatcatttattgtaatattatctccttcattttgcactttttcagtgaaaatcaggtaataTACTCcattttatttatggattatgtagatattcatgaaaggttgagggttattatatcaaaacagtgaaaactgtttcaacaaagatatcagtaactgaacataaaaacaaatgtctccatccactagtATGTGTcaaactcagtgggttttactggtgaatcaatcttgtagaagatgacagtgtttccatgttcactagggagcatctgaacgtccaaatgggtcatatctgatgaagtGTACCCACATCAGTGGTTGTTCTTCTTACACAATTTGActaaaccacaaattatgaccaACTGCTGCTAGGTACCACTGATTAGTTCACTGATTTAGTTTTCAATCTTCAGCTGGTGCAAGATGGGGGTCAGCTTAATTGTTAATTTAGCCTTGAACTTATGATGgttaaagaaagtgaaaaactTCCAACCTCTAGATTCCTTTGAATATTCTCGAAGATTTAAGAGGTTTGTCCATGACCCATCACCTAGTCTACCACAAAATTTCATGAAGAATCAGTGCAACATTTATTGTGATGACACAGACAAACATGTGTGACACATTTTGGGGATGGCTGTAAACGTTTAATATGAACCTCTTGAATAATATTGAAAAAACCTTGTTAGAACTTTGAAAACAgggctgtttttctgagctctggaaataatacatttttagaTATCTGTGGTTCTCAAAAGACAGTAATGTTGCAAGCATATGATGatcttacagaatatgatgcTATATTGTAGATTAAACAACTAATGTCTATGACGTGGGTAAAATGAGCACAGCTAAACACATACAGCAGTAAAATATTGcatacacattaatgcagctgtaaaataaatccaaaacatCATATATACTGTGAAACACCAACAGGGACCACTTTACTACTACTGGTAATACTTTGACTACTTTTATGTACCTGTTACTGATAATACTGATAAAAGGGTCTGAAAAATTTCATCACCACTGTTGAAAGGCTGGTGTGTGTAAGACAGTATGAAATAGGACTTACAAAAACAGTTTTGTGCCATTCTCTCAAATGTCTGTTTTCATGCCTGTTGTCTGTTCAACAAAAAGGGGgttaaaaaaaagagcaaactTTTAAGGCTAACAGCATGGTAgtcaacaagcaaacaaacaaaatgagcaaaaattatttCAGAGAAAAGGTTGTCTTCTTGACTTGTTTCATATTTACCTTCAGTTTTTGGCTCTGCCTCTATTTTCACTGCAGCGTCGCCATCTGCTGGCTGGTTGCTGGCTCTGCCGGTTCCCAGACTGATGAGGGCCACAGGTCCAGAGGAAGGTGAAAGGTCAGGGGAGCTGTTGGCTTTGACATCTGTGGCAGTGCTGCTGCTGGAGGAGTGGTCACTGTGCCCTCTGCTATACACACACATGAGAATAAGGCCAATAAGTCACCTAAACCCTCCTCTGCGTTAGACACAGTTCAGTAGATACATTTAACTGTAAtgaaccctttacagggcacccatagaaatactctgaaattcagaatttcaaatagtgtgttattggagaacttaacaagacttcattacttttgtgaaatgtttaaaattttgtattgtcatgtagaaaatcaagatatgtgaagttaccatatttggttccttgcctgtatatagcaaataaataaataatcaagtggtgccagacacaacaaaccccgcccctcgcacgtattgtagcttattttggcatcgattcagctgatgtcatcatgtctatacgtgtgctgatgtctgcatatcaattgcctctatatatgtgcaaagtttgatgtaaattaaagcaaaattgatgtttttatagacatttgaaatttcactcattaaaagtaaatgggagaagaaaaaagattttaaaaattcataaaaaatttgaactttgacctacttttcccaaaatgtcatcagatctattatgggtcattggcaatctataaactcaatttggtatgaattcaaccaacagttttgctgttagagtgttaacaaacaaacaaactaacaaactaacaaactaactaactaaatgaaccaaaaacaataccccttgtctcccctttggggggcacggtaataaataaatccaagaagtatttataaaaaatgcaagaaaaacacctgtaatgtgaaaggaacatgtatttttagaacattagaacatcatttttagaacattacaatgtcattagtgctgatccagacccctgtccacatccacattatccctttgaacatcattccttacattagtaccattacttcatggtacctaacaaggcaggtacactcactgttcatgcagaggtggaccttacagaccctgtagaccacattggacctgagattgttgacccaCTGTCCTCGCTGTAACTGTTgctctcactgtcttgtaatgtatgtggaaatgaccaaaaatagtcacttgcccgacacagggttaatataattttactCTGTCATGGTTTTATGTACTCACTCCACTGCTGCTCTCAGACTCCTGATGTCTTCTCTCAGTCTCTTGTTCTCCGTTTTCAGGCTGTTCAACTCGCCCGCTTTAAAACACAGATTAAAAATGATCAGAACGCTAAACAGCAAGTATTCGTGTCAGTATAcgatattgtgtgtgtttttataagaAAGAGGGATGAGGGAAGCAGAAACTTAACGCTGCTGACTGAACAAGATATAGAAACAAGTTTTAACACTAGAAATGCCAATAGGTCAAATATATCCACAGCTGTTTTTTCAGTGGTGTTTTACTatgttt
Coding sequences:
- the rbbp8l gene encoding uncharacterized protein rbbp8l isoform X3 yields the protein MADSFTDLLLKLREAHEREVEGWQVKVQELSNKKGCDTKRMEELFTRNQQMKEQQRILTENMKTLENRLRAGLCDRCTVTQDVAKRRQQEYEATQIQSLQRISLLAGELNSLKTENKRLREDIRSLRAAVEGHSDHSSSSSTATDVKANSSPDLSPSSGPVALISLGTGRASNQPADGDAAVKIEAEPKTEDNRHENRHLREWHKTVFETYKPPSASASASTSWKTQDSMPRVVERSCRTQSIEGQDRQISNSSPLKSSPLSSASREVNSRPVHVHTPVPCRPHPVKTTPWSLSESPDWTAVGAGTNLLGQYSARPNPLRFQNIPFIQQASYSNPRRAGLVLGAPWSKQSTLQASSKEPTVVLSLRSLSEQTERPCRPQEKKDVPPLKNERVSGEGNKDVCEGPLDLSDPGRSKSSQREDSPSALQVTERVEESTEGDGKENSAANNPASSSSPASHSLSVSTSPLRQSEESSNDHNHKLVIKLLKPKEEMNGKTDQNNGKKVPVQTISLRPVVVLESLNFALQKQESSSSIYTTPSPEGPESSSEEKDEEGSASGQESTQGSKRKRASVETETDRDSDADNFQQERKIKITLRSDRKSPS
- the rbbp8l gene encoding uncharacterized protein rbbp8l isoform X1, which produces MADSFTDLLLKLREAHEREVEGWQVKVQELSNKKGCDTKRMEELFTRNQQMKEQQRILTENMKTLENRLRAGLCDRCTVTQDVAKRRQQEYEATQIQSLQRISLLAGELNSLKTENKRLREDIRSLRAAVDRGHSDHSSSSSTATDVKANSSPDLSPSSGPVALISLGTGRASNQPADGDAAVKIEAEPKTEDNRHENRHLREWHKTVFETYKPPSASASASTSWKTQDSMPRVVERSCRTQSIEGQDRQISNSSPLKSSPLSSASREVNSRPVHVHTPVPCRPHPVKTTPWSLSESPDWTAVGAGTNLLGQYSARPNPLRFQNIPFIQQASYSNPRRAGLVLGAPWSKQSTLQASSKEPTVVLSLRSLSEQTERPCRPQEKKDVPPLKNERVSGEGNKDVCEGPLDLSDPGRSKSSQREDSPSALQVTERVEESTEGDGKENSAANNPASSSSPASHSLSVSTSPLRQSEESSNDHNHKLVIKLLKPKEEMNGKTDQNNGKKVPVQTISLRPVVVLESLNFALQKQESSSSIYTTPSPEGPESSSEEKDEEGSASGQESTQGSKRKRASVETETDRDSDADNFQQERKIKITLRSDRKSPS
- the rbbp8l gene encoding uncharacterized protein rbbp8l isoform X4, yielding MADSFTDLLLKLREAHEREVEGWQVKVQELSNKKGCDTKRMEELFTRNQQMKEQQRILTENMKTLENRLRAGLCDRCTVTQDVAKRRQQEYEATQIQSLQRISLLAGELNSLKTENKRLREDIRSLRAAVDRGHSDHSSSSSTATDVKANSSPDLSPSSGPVALISLGTGRASNQPADGDAAVKIEAEPKTEDNRHENRHLREWHKTVFETYKPPSASASASTSWKTQDSMPRVVERRTQSIEGQDRQISNSSPLKSSPLSSASREVNSRPVHVHTPVPCRPHPVKTTPWSLSESPDWTAVGAGTNLLGQYSARPNPLRFQNIPFIQQASYSNPRRAGLVLGAPWSKQSTLQASSKEPTVVLSLRSLSEQTERPCRPQEKKDVPPLKNERVSGEGNKDVCEGPLDLSDPGRSKSSQREDSPSALQVTERVEESTEGDGKENSAANNPASSSSPASHSLSVSTSPLRQSEESSNDHNHKLVIKLLKPKEEMNGKTDQNNGKKVPVQTISLRPVVVLESLNFALQKQESSSSIYTTPSPEGPESSSEEKDEEGSASGQESTQGSKRKRASVETETDRDSDADNFQQERKIKITLRSDRKSPS
- the rbbp8l gene encoding uncharacterized protein rbbp8l isoform X2 — its product is MADSFTDLLLKLREAHEREVEGWQVKVQELSNKKGCDTKRMEELFTRNQQMKEQQRILTENMKTLENRLRAGLCDRCTVTQDVAKRRQQEYEATQIQSLQRISLLAGELNSLKTENKRLREDIRSLRAAVDRGHSDHSSSSSTATDVKANSSPDLSPSSGPVALISLGTGRASNQPADGDAAVKIEAEPKTEDNRHENRHLREWHKTVFETYKPPSASASASTSWKTQDSMPRVVERSCRTQSIEGQDRQISNSSPLKSSPLSSASREVNSRPVHVHTPVPCRPHPVKTTPWSLSESPDWTAVGAGTNLLGQYSARPNPLRFQNIPFIQQASYSNPRRAGLVLGAPWSKQSTLQASSKEPTVVLSLRSLSEQTERPCRPQEKKDVPPLKNERVSGEGNKDVCEGPLDLSDPGRSKSSQREDSPSALQVTERVEESTEGDGKENSAANNPASSSSPASHSLSVSTSPLRQSEESSNDHNHKLVIKLLKPKEEMNGKTDQNNGKKVPVQTISLRPVVLESLNFALQKQESSSSIYTTPSPEGPESSSEEKDEEGSASGQESTQGSKRKRASVETETDRDSDADNFQQERKIKITLRSDRKSPS